In Castor canadensis chromosome 11, mCasCan1.hap1v2, whole genome shotgun sequence, a single genomic region encodes these proteins:
- the Tmc8 gene encoding transmembrane channel-like protein 8 isoform X2: MFHQGSVTSGQDPGEPEPPRAGEELWEQELERLRASRAAVRTLPYAMVDKRFIRKLREPEGVKTSCWQRWQRRRQMAGRRLAEAARKLTQGFGLWEGALYEIGGLFGTGIQSYFTFLRFLLLLNLSTLLLTSSFVLLPLAWLHPPDPGPALSLTLQCSGSHQPQSATPKFHNQFWNVLTGRAFTNTYLFYGAYRAGPENSSAYSIRLAYLLSPLACLLLCFCGTLRRMVKGLPQRLLLGQGYRAPLSTKVFSSWDFCIRVREAATIKKHEISNELKMELDEGRRFLLAQQQSPIQRACHLLTYLRTNLIIGILVVGAISAIFWATKYSQDNKEESLFLVLQYLPPGVIALVNFLGPQLFVVLVQLENYPPSTEVNLTLVWCVVLKLASLGMFSFSLGQTVLCIGRNKTSCESYGYNACDYQCWEDAVGEELYKLVIFNFLLTVAFAFLVSLPRRLLVERFTGRFWTWLDREEFLVPKNVLDIVAGQTVTWMGLFYCPLLPLFNSVSLFLTFYIKKYTLLRNCRAPPRLFRASSSTFFFQLVLLLGLLLAAVPLGYVVSSIHSSWDCGLFTNHSAPWQVIPELVALQLPLPGQRALHYLGSHAFSFPLLILLSLILTVWVSQSQANARAIHGLRKQLVWGRGFGRCLVPDLVGAASGSWPRGGSLTPGAARNPAAGPGEVAPGGGPVAAAAGARLQRISGARVPSLPSFAPAIILPRLSGPQEPPIRTIRNGSHQAELLKFGGLRLQIPLPQWHRAVAPTPASLGLDLLPPTSPSPVFLRARDWPLVTIAPCWLLGL; encoded by the exons ATGTTTCACCAAGGGTCAGTGACTTCCGGGCAGGACCCTGGGGAGCCAGAACCCCCGCGGGCAGGTGAGGAGCTGTGGGAGCAGGAACTGGAACGGCTGCGCGCCTCCCGGGCAGCCGTGCGGACTCTGCCCTACGCCATGGTGGACAAGCGCTTTATCCG GAAGCTGCGGGAACCCGAGGGGGTGAAGACCTCATGCTGGCAGCGGTGGCAGCGCAGGCGGCAAATGGCAGGACGGCGCCTGGCGGAGGCAGCAAGGAAACTGACCCAGGGCTTTGGGCTTTGGGAAGGAGCGCTCTATGAGATCGGGG GTCTCTTTGGCACTGGGATCCAGTCCTACTTCACCTTCCTTCGCTTCCTGCTGCTGCTGAACCTGTCGACCCTGCTGCTCACCTCAAGCTTCGTGTTACTGCCCCTGGCCTGGCTCCACCCCCCTGACCCAGGCCCGGCTCTGAGCTTGA CCCTCCAGTGCTCAGGCAGCCACCAGCCCCAGAGTGCCACCCCGAAATTCCACAATCAATTTTGGAATGTTTTAACTGGCAGG GCCTTCACCAACACCTATCTCTTCTATGGAGCCTACAGGGCAGGGCCCGAAAACAGCTCTGCCTACAGCATCCGCCTGGCCTACCTACTCAGCCCGCTGGCCTGCTTGCTTCTGTGCTTCTGTGGGACACTGCGGCG GATGGTGAAGGGGCTGCCACAGAGGCTACTCCTGGGCCAGGGCTACAGGGCGCCCCTCAGCACCAAGGTCTTCTCCTCCTGGGACTTCTGCATCCGGGTGCGCGAAGCAGCCACCATCAAGAAGCACGAGATCAGTAATGAGCTCAAG ATGGAGTTGGATGAAGGCCGCCGCTTTCTTCTGGCCCAGCAGCAGTCCCCTATTCAGAGGGCCTGCCACCTGCTCACCTACCTGCGGACCAACCTTATCATTGGGATCCTGGTGGTCGGTGCCATTAGCGCCATCTTCTGGGCCACCAAGTACTCGCAGGATAACAAGGAG GAGTCTCTGTTCCTAGTGCTTCAGTACCTACCCCCTGGGGTCATCGCCCTGGTCAACTTCCTGGGTCCCCAGCTGTTCGTGGTCCTGGTCCAGCTGGAGAACTACCCTCCCAGCACCGAAGTCAACCTCACCCTGGTCTG GTGCGTGGTGCTGAAGCTGGCCAGTCTGGGGATGTTCTCCTTCTCACTGGGTCAGACAGTGCTGTGCATCGGCAGAAACAAGACCAGCTGTGAGTCCTACGGCTACAATGCCTGTGACTACCAG TGCTGGGAGGACGCGGTAGGTGAGGAGCTGTATAAGCTGGTCATCTTTAACTTCCTCCTTACGGTGGCCTTCGCCTTCCTGGTCAGCCTTCCTCGGAG GCTGCTAGTCGAGAGGTTCACAGGCCGGTTCTGGACATGGCTAGACCGAGAGGAGTTCCTGGTGCCCAAGAATGTGCTGGACATTGTGGCAGGCCAGACAGTCACCTGGATGGGCCTCTTCTACTGCCCCCTGTTGCCGCTGTTCAACAGTGTCTCCCTCTTCCTCACCTTCTACATCAAGAAG TACACCCTCCTGAGGAACTGCAGAGCGCCCCCACGGCTCTTCCGTGCCTCCAGCTCCACCTTCTTCTTCCAGTTGGTGCTGCTTCTGGGCCTGCTCCTAGCAGCAGTGCCCCTGGGCTATGTGGTCAGCAG CATCCACTCTTCCTGGGACTGTGGCCTCTTCACCAACCACTCGGCTCCCTGGCAGGTGATCCCGGAGCTGGTTGCCCTCCAGCTCCCACTCCCTGGCCAGCGTGCCCTCCACTACCTCGGCTCCCACGCCTTCAGCTTCCCCCTCCTCATTCTGCTCAG CCTCATCCTGACAGTGTGGGTCTCCCAGTCCCAGGCCAATGCGAGGGCCATCCATGGACTGCGGAAGCAGCTGGTGTGG GGGCGTGGCTTCGGACGGTGTCTTGTCCCGGACCTGGTGGGCGCGGCCTCGGGCTCCTGGCCTCGCGGCGGGTCCCTAACTCCAGGCGCTGCTCGTAACCCCGCAGCAGGTCCAGGAGAAGTGGCACCTGGTGGAGGACCTGTCGCGGCTGCTGCCGGAGCTAGGCTCCAGCGAATCTCCGGGGCCCGAGTCCCCTCGCTTCCGAGCTTCGCACCCGCGATCATTCTGCCCCGGCTCTCCGGGCCCCAGGAGCCCCCAATTCGGACTATCCGGAATGGATCCCACCAGGCTGAGCTCCTCAAATTCGGGGGTCTCCGCCTCCAGATTCCGCTTCCCCAGTGGCACCGAGCTGTAGCACCAACCCCCGCCTCCCTAGGGCTGGACCTCCTTCCACCCACTTCCCCTTCCCCAGTCTTCCTTAGAGCACGCGACTGGCCTCTGGTGACCATCGCCCCTTGCTGGCTCCTGGGCCTCTGA
- the Tmc8 gene encoding transmembrane channel-like protein 8 isoform X7, producing the protein MFHQGSVTSGQDPGEPEPPRAGEELWEQELERLRASRAAVRTLPYAMVDKRFIRKLREPEGVKTSCWQRWQRRRQMAGRRLAEAARKLTQGFGLWEGALYEIGGLFGTGIQSYFTFLRFLLLLNLSTLLLTSSFVLLPLAWLHPPDPGPALSLTALQCSGSHQPQSATPKFHNQFWNVLTGRAFTNTYLFYGAYRAGPENSSAYSIRLAYLLSPLACLLLCFCGTLRRMVKGLPQRLLLGQGYRAPLSTKVFSSWDFCIRVREAATIKKHEISNELKMELDEGRRFLLAQQQSPIQRACHLLTYLRTNLIIGILVVGAISAIFWATKYSQDNKECWEDAVGEELYKLVIFNFLLTVAFAFLVSLPRRLLVERFTGRFWTWLDREEFLVPKNVLDIVAGQTVTWMGLFYCPLLPLFNSVSLFLTFYIKKYTLLRNCRAPPRLFRASSSTFFFQLVLLLGLLLAAVPLGYVVSSIHSSWDCGLFTNHSAPWQVIPELVALQLPLPGQRALHYLGSHAFSFPLLILLSLILTVWVSQSQANARAIHGLRKQLVWGRGFGRCLVPDLVGAASGSWPRGGSLTPGAARNPAAGPGEVAPGGGPVAAAAGARLQRISGARVPSLPSFAPAIILPRLSGPQEPPIRTIRNGSHQAELLKFGGLRLQIPLPQWHRAVAPTPASLGLDLLPPTSPSPVFLRARDWPLVTIAPCWLLGL; encoded by the exons ATGTTTCACCAAGGGTCAGTGACTTCCGGGCAGGACCCTGGGGAGCCAGAACCCCCGCGGGCAGGTGAGGAGCTGTGGGAGCAGGAACTGGAACGGCTGCGCGCCTCCCGGGCAGCCGTGCGGACTCTGCCCTACGCCATGGTGGACAAGCGCTTTATCCG GAAGCTGCGGGAACCCGAGGGGGTGAAGACCTCATGCTGGCAGCGGTGGCAGCGCAGGCGGCAAATGGCAGGACGGCGCCTGGCGGAGGCAGCAAGGAAACTGACCCAGGGCTTTGGGCTTTGGGAAGGAGCGCTCTATGAGATCGGGG GTCTCTTTGGCACTGGGATCCAGTCCTACTTCACCTTCCTTCGCTTCCTGCTGCTGCTGAACCTGTCGACCCTGCTGCTCACCTCAAGCTTCGTGTTACTGCCCCTGGCCTGGCTCCACCCCCCTGACCCAGGCCCGGCTCTGAGCTTGA CAGCCCTCCAGTGCTCAGGCAGCCACCAGCCCCAGAGTGCCACCCCGAAATTCCACAATCAATTTTGGAATGTTTTAACTGGCAGG GCCTTCACCAACACCTATCTCTTCTATGGAGCCTACAGGGCAGGGCCCGAAAACAGCTCTGCCTACAGCATCCGCCTGGCCTACCTACTCAGCCCGCTGGCCTGCTTGCTTCTGTGCTTCTGTGGGACACTGCGGCG GATGGTGAAGGGGCTGCCACAGAGGCTACTCCTGGGCCAGGGCTACAGGGCGCCCCTCAGCACCAAGGTCTTCTCCTCCTGGGACTTCTGCATCCGGGTGCGCGAAGCAGCCACCATCAAGAAGCACGAGATCAGTAATGAGCTCAAG ATGGAGTTGGATGAAGGCCGCCGCTTTCTTCTGGCCCAGCAGCAGTCCCCTATTCAGAGGGCCTGCCACCTGCTCACCTACCTGCGGACCAACCTTATCATTGGGATCCTGGTGGTCGGTGCCATTAGCGCCATCTTCTGGGCCACCAAGTACTCGCAGGATAACAAGGAG TGCTGGGAGGACGCGGTAGGTGAGGAGCTGTATAAGCTGGTCATCTTTAACTTCCTCCTTACGGTGGCCTTCGCCTTCCTGGTCAGCCTTCCTCGGAG GCTGCTAGTCGAGAGGTTCACAGGCCGGTTCTGGACATGGCTAGACCGAGAGGAGTTCCTGGTGCCCAAGAATGTGCTGGACATTGTGGCAGGCCAGACAGTCACCTGGATGGGCCTCTTCTACTGCCCCCTGTTGCCGCTGTTCAACAGTGTCTCCCTCTTCCTCACCTTCTACATCAAGAAG TACACCCTCCTGAGGAACTGCAGAGCGCCCCCACGGCTCTTCCGTGCCTCCAGCTCCACCTTCTTCTTCCAGTTGGTGCTGCTTCTGGGCCTGCTCCTAGCAGCAGTGCCCCTGGGCTATGTGGTCAGCAG CATCCACTCTTCCTGGGACTGTGGCCTCTTCACCAACCACTCGGCTCCCTGGCAGGTGATCCCGGAGCTGGTTGCCCTCCAGCTCCCACTCCCTGGCCAGCGTGCCCTCCACTACCTCGGCTCCCACGCCTTCAGCTTCCCCCTCCTCATTCTGCTCAG CCTCATCCTGACAGTGTGGGTCTCCCAGTCCCAGGCCAATGCGAGGGCCATCCATGGACTGCGGAAGCAGCTGGTGTGG GGGCGTGGCTTCGGACGGTGTCTTGTCCCGGACCTGGTGGGCGCGGCCTCGGGCTCCTGGCCTCGCGGCGGGTCCCTAACTCCAGGCGCTGCTCGTAACCCCGCAGCAGGTCCAGGAGAAGTGGCACCTGGTGGAGGACCTGTCGCGGCTGCTGCCGGAGCTAGGCTCCAGCGAATCTCCGGGGCCCGAGTCCCCTCGCTTCCGAGCTTCGCACCCGCGATCATTCTGCCCCGGCTCTCCGGGCCCCAGGAGCCCCCAATTCGGACTATCCGGAATGGATCCCACCAGGCTGAGCTCCTCAAATTCGGGGGTCTCCGCCTCCAGATTCCGCTTCCCCAGTGGCACCGAGCTGTAGCACCAACCCCCGCCTCCCTAGGGCTGGACCTCCTTCCACCCACTTCCCCTTCCCCAGTCTTCCTTAGAGCACGCGACTGGCCTCTGGTGACCATCGCCCCTTGCTGGCTCCTGGGCCTCTGA
- the Tmc8 gene encoding transmembrane channel-like protein 8 isoform X3: protein MFHQGSVTSGQDPGEPEPPRAGEELWEQELERLRASRAAVRTLPYAMVDKRFIRKLREPEGVKTSCWQRWQRRRQMAGRRLAEAARKLTQGFGLWEGALYEIGGLFGTGIQSYFTFLRFLLLLNLSTLLLTSSFVLLPLAWLHPPDPGPALSLTALQCSGSHQPQSATPKFHNQFWNVLTGRAFTNTYLFYGAYRAGPENSSAYSIRLAYLLSPLACLLLCFCGTLRRMVKGLPQRLLLGQGYRAPLSTKVFSSWDFCIRVREAATIKKHEISNELKMELDEGRRFLLAQQQSPIQRACHLLTYLRTNLIIGILVVGAISAIFWATKYSQDNKEESLFLVLQYLPPGVIALVNFLGPQLFVVLVQLENYPPSTEVNLTLVWCVVLKLASLGMFSFSLGQTVLCIGRNKTSCESYGYNACDYQCWEDAVGEELYKLVIFNFLLTVAFAFLVSLPRRLLVERFTGRFWTWLDREEFLVPKNVLDIVAGQTVTWMGLFYCPLLPLFNSVSLFLTFYIKKYTLLRNCRAPPRLFRASSSTFFFQLVLLLGLLLAAVPLGYVVSSIHSSWDCGLFTNHSAPWQPHPDSVGLPVPGQCEGHPWTAEAAGVAGPGEVAPGGGPVAAAAGARLQRISGARVPSLPSFAPAIILPRLSGPQEPPIRTIRNGSHQAELLKFGGLRLQIPLPQWHRAVAPTPASLGLDLLPPTSPSPVFLRARDWPLVTIAPCWLLGL, encoded by the exons ATGTTTCACCAAGGGTCAGTGACTTCCGGGCAGGACCCTGGGGAGCCAGAACCCCCGCGGGCAGGTGAGGAGCTGTGGGAGCAGGAACTGGAACGGCTGCGCGCCTCCCGGGCAGCCGTGCGGACTCTGCCCTACGCCATGGTGGACAAGCGCTTTATCCG GAAGCTGCGGGAACCCGAGGGGGTGAAGACCTCATGCTGGCAGCGGTGGCAGCGCAGGCGGCAAATGGCAGGACGGCGCCTGGCGGAGGCAGCAAGGAAACTGACCCAGGGCTTTGGGCTTTGGGAAGGAGCGCTCTATGAGATCGGGG GTCTCTTTGGCACTGGGATCCAGTCCTACTTCACCTTCCTTCGCTTCCTGCTGCTGCTGAACCTGTCGACCCTGCTGCTCACCTCAAGCTTCGTGTTACTGCCCCTGGCCTGGCTCCACCCCCCTGACCCAGGCCCGGCTCTGAGCTTGA CAGCCCTCCAGTGCTCAGGCAGCCACCAGCCCCAGAGTGCCACCCCGAAATTCCACAATCAATTTTGGAATGTTTTAACTGGCAGG GCCTTCACCAACACCTATCTCTTCTATGGAGCCTACAGGGCAGGGCCCGAAAACAGCTCTGCCTACAGCATCCGCCTGGCCTACCTACTCAGCCCGCTGGCCTGCTTGCTTCTGTGCTTCTGTGGGACACTGCGGCG GATGGTGAAGGGGCTGCCACAGAGGCTACTCCTGGGCCAGGGCTACAGGGCGCCCCTCAGCACCAAGGTCTTCTCCTCCTGGGACTTCTGCATCCGGGTGCGCGAAGCAGCCACCATCAAGAAGCACGAGATCAGTAATGAGCTCAAG ATGGAGTTGGATGAAGGCCGCCGCTTTCTTCTGGCCCAGCAGCAGTCCCCTATTCAGAGGGCCTGCCACCTGCTCACCTACCTGCGGACCAACCTTATCATTGGGATCCTGGTGGTCGGTGCCATTAGCGCCATCTTCTGGGCCACCAAGTACTCGCAGGATAACAAGGAG GAGTCTCTGTTCCTAGTGCTTCAGTACCTACCCCCTGGGGTCATCGCCCTGGTCAACTTCCTGGGTCCCCAGCTGTTCGTGGTCCTGGTCCAGCTGGAGAACTACCCTCCCAGCACCGAAGTCAACCTCACCCTGGTCTG GTGCGTGGTGCTGAAGCTGGCCAGTCTGGGGATGTTCTCCTTCTCACTGGGTCAGACAGTGCTGTGCATCGGCAGAAACAAGACCAGCTGTGAGTCCTACGGCTACAATGCCTGTGACTACCAG TGCTGGGAGGACGCGGTAGGTGAGGAGCTGTATAAGCTGGTCATCTTTAACTTCCTCCTTACGGTGGCCTTCGCCTTCCTGGTCAGCCTTCCTCGGAG GCTGCTAGTCGAGAGGTTCACAGGCCGGTTCTGGACATGGCTAGACCGAGAGGAGTTCCTGGTGCCCAAGAATGTGCTGGACATTGTGGCAGGCCAGACAGTCACCTGGATGGGCCTCTTCTACTGCCCCCTGTTGCCGCTGTTCAACAGTGTCTCCCTCTTCCTCACCTTCTACATCAAGAAG TACACCCTCCTGAGGAACTGCAGAGCGCCCCCACGGCTCTTCCGTGCCTCCAGCTCCACCTTCTTCTTCCAGTTGGTGCTGCTTCTGGGCCTGCTCCTAGCAGCAGTGCCCCTGGGCTATGTGGTCAGCAG CATCCACTCTTCCTGGGACTGTGGCCTCTTCACCAACCACTCGGCTCCCTGGCAG CCTCATCCTGACAGTGTGGGTCTCCCAGTCCCAGGCCAATGCGAGGGCCATCCATGGACTGCGGAAGCAGCTGGTGTGG CAGGTCCAGGAGAAGTGGCACCTGGTGGAGGACCTGTCGCGGCTGCTGCCGGAGCTAGGCTCCAGCGAATCTCCGGGGCCCGAGTCCCCTCGCTTCCGAGCTTCGCACCCGCGATCATTCTGCCCCGGCTCTCCGGGCCCCAGGAGCCCCCAATTCGGACTATCCGGAATGGATCCCACCAGGCTGAGCTCCTCAAATTCGGGGGTCTCCGCCTCCAGATTCCGCTTCCCCAGTGGCACCGAGCTGTAGCACCAACCCCCGCCTCCCTAGGGCTGGACCTCCTTCCACCCACTTCCCCTTCCCCAGTCTTCCTTAGAGCACGCGACTGGCCTCTGGTGACCATCGCCCCTTGCTGGCTCCTGGGCCTCTGA
- the Tmc8 gene encoding transmembrane channel-like protein 8 isoform X4 — protein MAGRRLAEAARKLTQGFGLWEGALYEIGGLFGTGIQSYFTFLRFLLLLNLSTLLLTSSFVLLPLAWLHPPDPGPALSLTALQCSGSHQPQSATPKFHNQFWNVLTGRAFTNTYLFYGAYRAGPENSSAYSIRLAYLLSPLACLLLCFCGTLRRMVKGLPQRLLLGQGYRAPLSTKVFSSWDFCIRVREAATIKKHEISNELKMELDEGRRFLLAQQQSPIQRACHLLTYLRTNLIIGILVVGAISAIFWATKYSQDNKEESLFLVLQYLPPGVIALVNFLGPQLFVVLVQLENYPPSTEVNLTLVWCVVLKLASLGMFSFSLGQTVLCIGRNKTSCESYGYNACDYQCWEDAVGEELYKLVIFNFLLTVAFAFLVSLPRRLLVERFTGRFWTWLDREEFLVPKNVLDIVAGQTVTWMGLFYCPLLPLFNSVSLFLTFYIKKYTLLRNCRAPPRLFRASSSTFFFQLVLLLGLLLAAVPLGYVVSSIHSSWDCGLFTNHSAPWQVIPELVALQLPLPGQRALHYLGSHAFSFPLLILLSLILTVWVSQSQANARAIHGLRKQLVWGRGFGRCLVPDLVGAASGSWPRGGSLTPGAARNPAAGPGEVAPGGGPVAAAAGARLQRISGARVPSLPSFAPAIILPRLSGPQEPPIRTIRNGSHQAELLKFGGLRLQIPLPQWHRAVAPTPASLGLDLLPPTSPSPVFLRARDWPLVTIAPCWLLGL, from the exons ATGGCAGGACGGCGCCTGGCGGAGGCAGCAAGGAAACTGACCCAGGGCTTTGGGCTTTGGGAAGGAGCGCTCTATGAGATCGGGG GTCTCTTTGGCACTGGGATCCAGTCCTACTTCACCTTCCTTCGCTTCCTGCTGCTGCTGAACCTGTCGACCCTGCTGCTCACCTCAAGCTTCGTGTTACTGCCCCTGGCCTGGCTCCACCCCCCTGACCCAGGCCCGGCTCTGAGCTTGA CAGCCCTCCAGTGCTCAGGCAGCCACCAGCCCCAGAGTGCCACCCCGAAATTCCACAATCAATTTTGGAATGTTTTAACTGGCAGG GCCTTCACCAACACCTATCTCTTCTATGGAGCCTACAGGGCAGGGCCCGAAAACAGCTCTGCCTACAGCATCCGCCTGGCCTACCTACTCAGCCCGCTGGCCTGCTTGCTTCTGTGCTTCTGTGGGACACTGCGGCG GATGGTGAAGGGGCTGCCACAGAGGCTACTCCTGGGCCAGGGCTACAGGGCGCCCCTCAGCACCAAGGTCTTCTCCTCCTGGGACTTCTGCATCCGGGTGCGCGAAGCAGCCACCATCAAGAAGCACGAGATCAGTAATGAGCTCAAG ATGGAGTTGGATGAAGGCCGCCGCTTTCTTCTGGCCCAGCAGCAGTCCCCTATTCAGAGGGCCTGCCACCTGCTCACCTACCTGCGGACCAACCTTATCATTGGGATCCTGGTGGTCGGTGCCATTAGCGCCATCTTCTGGGCCACCAAGTACTCGCAGGATAACAAGGAG GAGTCTCTGTTCCTAGTGCTTCAGTACCTACCCCCTGGGGTCATCGCCCTGGTCAACTTCCTGGGTCCCCAGCTGTTCGTGGTCCTGGTCCAGCTGGAGAACTACCCTCCCAGCACCGAAGTCAACCTCACCCTGGTCTG GTGCGTGGTGCTGAAGCTGGCCAGTCTGGGGATGTTCTCCTTCTCACTGGGTCAGACAGTGCTGTGCATCGGCAGAAACAAGACCAGCTGTGAGTCCTACGGCTACAATGCCTGTGACTACCAG TGCTGGGAGGACGCGGTAGGTGAGGAGCTGTATAAGCTGGTCATCTTTAACTTCCTCCTTACGGTGGCCTTCGCCTTCCTGGTCAGCCTTCCTCGGAG GCTGCTAGTCGAGAGGTTCACAGGCCGGTTCTGGACATGGCTAGACCGAGAGGAGTTCCTGGTGCCCAAGAATGTGCTGGACATTGTGGCAGGCCAGACAGTCACCTGGATGGGCCTCTTCTACTGCCCCCTGTTGCCGCTGTTCAACAGTGTCTCCCTCTTCCTCACCTTCTACATCAAGAAG TACACCCTCCTGAGGAACTGCAGAGCGCCCCCACGGCTCTTCCGTGCCTCCAGCTCCACCTTCTTCTTCCAGTTGGTGCTGCTTCTGGGCCTGCTCCTAGCAGCAGTGCCCCTGGGCTATGTGGTCAGCAG CATCCACTCTTCCTGGGACTGTGGCCTCTTCACCAACCACTCGGCTCCCTGGCAGGTGATCCCGGAGCTGGTTGCCCTCCAGCTCCCACTCCCTGGCCAGCGTGCCCTCCACTACCTCGGCTCCCACGCCTTCAGCTTCCCCCTCCTCATTCTGCTCAG CCTCATCCTGACAGTGTGGGTCTCCCAGTCCCAGGCCAATGCGAGGGCCATCCATGGACTGCGGAAGCAGCTGGTGTGG GGGCGTGGCTTCGGACGGTGTCTTGTCCCGGACCTGGTGGGCGCGGCCTCGGGCTCCTGGCCTCGCGGCGGGTCCCTAACTCCAGGCGCTGCTCGTAACCCCGCAGCAGGTCCAGGAGAAGTGGCACCTGGTGGAGGACCTGTCGCGGCTGCTGCCGGAGCTAGGCTCCAGCGAATCTCCGGGGCCCGAGTCCCCTCGCTTCCGAGCTTCGCACCCGCGATCATTCTGCCCCGGCTCTCCGGGCCCCAGGAGCCCCCAATTCGGACTATCCGGAATGGATCCCACCAGGCTGAGCTCCTCAAATTCGGGGGTCTCCGCCTCCAGATTCCGCTTCCCCAGTGGCACCGAGCTGTAGCACCAACCCCCGCCTCCCTAGGGCTGGACCTCCTTCCACCCACTTCCCCTTCCCCAGTCTTCCTTAGAGCACGCGACTGGCCTCTGGTGACCATCGCCCCTTGCTGGCTCCTGGGCCTCTGA